The following coding sequences are from one Malaciobacter pacificus window:
- a CDS encoding GGDEF domain-containing protein: MQHNWQNIIKNLDYAFQPIVHIHTGKTYAVEALIRNVIGNNGLTSINDLFNQAFNDNYLYELDLTLREIALRKFSYIGYDNLKLFYNLDNRIIYDDTFKNDEKSPTLKTLMNKFNINKNDICFELSEKGTSIEQNAMSTMIQKYKSKGYSIAIDDFGIGVSGLKLLYFSEANIIKLDRFFISNIDQDQKKKLFCSSIIEMAHIMGMTVVAEGIETKKEFYTCREIGADFVQGYLIQKPQVDITKIKKNYKIVTNLIDNDKRTNSTLRFDNKYIKKIPALSINTSLYQLFIHFKEETQNNFVPIVDKNGNFLGVVFEPDIKKISYSQYGLSLAQNKTFSSSLKKYLKPALSVEISWGIDKILEIYQMNATNDLGIFITQSDKYLGFINLNSLLTLSYKRNIEIATNQNPLTKLPGNNQIEKFISNSINDQKKKTTHIIYFDFNDFKPFNDIYGFRQGDRAILIFAELLQKRYSKKSFIAHIGGDDFFVGIQGENFEDIYKLTSEIQNEFSNSTKNLYNNKDKENQFIIAKDRFGIERKFNLLTVSTAILEINSHSDISSFDYIIGKLKKLSKTSKSPVYASL; this comes from the coding sequence ATGCAACATAACTGGCAAAATATAATCAAAAATCTTGATTATGCATTTCAACCTATAGTACATATTCACACTGGAAAAACCTATGCTGTTGAAGCCTTAATACGTAATGTAATTGGTAATAATGGTTTAACTAGTATAAATGACTTATTTAATCAAGCTTTTAATGACAATTATTTATATGAATTGGATTTAACTTTAAGAGAAATTGCTTTAAGAAAATTCTCATATATTGGATATGATAATCTTAAACTTTTTTACAATTTAGATAATAGAATCATATATGATGATACTTTTAAAAATGATGAAAAATCACCAACTTTAAAAACTCTTATGAATAAATTTAATATCAATAAAAATGATATATGCTTTGAACTAAGTGAAAAAGGTACATCAATTGAACAAAATGCTATGTCAACAATGATTCAAAAATATAAGAGTAAAGGTTATTCAATTGCAATTGATGATTTTGGCATAGGTGTTTCAGGTTTGAAACTATTATATTTTAGTGAAGCTAATATTATAAAATTAGATAGGTTTTTTATATCAAATATAGATCAAGACCAAAAAAAGAAACTATTTTGCTCTTCTATTATTGAAATGGCACATATTATGGGAATGACAGTTGTTGCAGAAGGAATAGAAACAAAAAAAGAGTTTTACACATGTAGAGAGATTGGTGCAGATTTTGTTCAAGGGTATTTAATACAAAAACCACAAGTTGATATAACTAAAATTAAAAAAAACTATAAAATTGTAACTAACTTAATTGACAATGATAAAAGAACCAATAGTACACTAAGGTTTGATAATAAATATATAAAAAAAATACCAGCTTTATCAATTAATACATCACTTTATCAATTATTCATTCACTTTAAAGAGGAAACTCAAAATAACTTTGTTCCAATAGTTGATAAAAATGGTAATTTTTTAGGTGTGGTATTTGAACCAGATATAAAAAAAATATCATATTCACAATATGGTTTATCTTTAGCACAAAATAAAACTTTTTCCTCTTCATTAAAAAAGTATTTAAAACCAGCACTGAGTGTAGAAATCTCTTGGGGGATAGATAAAATTTTAGAGATTTATCAAATGAATGCTACAAATGATTTAGGAATTTTTATTACTCAATCAGATAAATATTTAGGCTTTATAAATCTTAATTCTCTTTTAACACTATCTTATAAAAGAAATATAGAAATAGCTACTAACCAAAATCCATTGACTAAACTACCAGGGAATAATCAAATAGAAAAGTTTATTTCCAATTCTATAAATGATCAAAAAAAGAAAACTACTCATATAATATATTTTGATTTTAATGATTTCAAACCTTTTAATGATATATATGGATTTAGACAAGGTGATAGAGCAATTTTAATTTTTGCAGAACTTTTACAAAAAAGATACTCAAAAAAATCATTTATAGCACACATTGGAGGAGATGATTTTTTTGTGGGGATTCAAGGTGAAAATTTTGAAGATATATATAAATTAACTAGCGAAATTCAAAATGAGTTTTCAAACTCTACTAAAAATTTATATAACAATAAAGATAAAGAGAATCAATTTATAATTGCAAAAGATAGGTTCGGTATTGAAAGAAAATTTAATTTATTAACAGTATCAACAGCTATTTTAGAGATAAATTCTCATTCAGATATATCTAGTTTTGATTATATTATTGGGAAATTAAAAAAGTTATCTAAAACATCAAAAAGCCCTGTTTACGCCTCTTTATAA
- a CDS encoding substrate-binding domain-containing protein, with product MTIKKSLLALSASALLATTLSARDQVKIVGSSTVYPFSSAVAEELGATTKYPTPVVESTGSGGGAKLFCSGVGLDTPDITNASRRMKAKEFKMCEQNGVTNITEAVIGYDGIAFAQAKSNAPFDVTLEQLALAVAKEVPSKDGKSLIANPYKKWSDIDASLPNREIIVYGPPKSSGTRDAFEELVMQKVFKKMPVYTDLYKADNKANKKYKKYSVVRTDGVYVESGENDNLIVQKLDKNKAAFGVFGFSFLMENDDKVSGATINGVKPTPDTISSSAYPVSRSLFFYIKNDHEKEVPAIKDYVNLFMSENMIGPDGILGEIGLIALPDAQREAIRASVTKRAKLTLEDLNKKH from the coding sequence ATGACAATTAAAAAATCATTATTAGCTTTAAGTGCAAGTGCATTATTAGCAACAACTTTATCTGCGAGAGACCAAGTAAAAATCGTTGGTTCTTCAACTGTATACCCATTCTCATCTGCAGTAGCTGAAGAGTTAGGTGCAACAACAAAATACCCAACTCCAGTAGTTGAATCAACTGGTTCAGGTGGTGGTGCTAAATTATTTTGTTCAGGTGTTGGATTAGATACTCCTGATATTACTAATGCTTCAAGAAGAATGAAAGCAAAAGAGTTCAAAATGTGTGAGCAAAATGGTGTTACTAATATCACTGAAGCTGTAATTGGTTATGATGGTATTGCATTTGCACAAGCAAAATCAAATGCACCATTTGATGTAACTTTAGAGCAATTAGCATTAGCAGTTGCAAAAGAAGTTCCTTCTAAAGATGGTAAATCTTTAATTGCTAACCCATATAAAAAATGGTCAGATATTGATGCTTCTTTACCAAATAGAGAAATCATTGTTTATGGACCACCAAAATCGTCTGGTACTAGAGATGCATTCGAAGAGTTAGTAATGCAAAAAGTATTCAAAAAAATGCCAGTATATACTGACCTTTACAAAGCTGACAATAAAGCTAATAAAAAATATAAAAAGTACTCTGTAGTTAGAACAGATGGTGTTTATGTTGAATCTGGTGAAAATGATAACTTAATCGTTCAAAAATTAGATAAAAACAAAGCTGCATTTGGTGTATTTGGATTCTCTTTCTTAATGGAAAATGATGATAAAGTTTCTGGTGCAACAATTAATGGTGTTAAACCAACTCCAGATACAATCTCTTCTTCTGCATACCCAGTATCAAGATCATTATTCTTCTACATCAAAAATGATCATGAAAAAGAAGTACCTGCAATCAAAGATTATGTTAACTTATTTATGTCAGAAAACATGATTGGACCAGATGGAATCTTAGGAGAAATTGGTCTTATTGCTTTACCTGATGCACAAAGAGAAGCTATTAGAGCATCTGTTACAAAAAGAGCTAAATTAACTTTAGAAGACTTAAACAAAAAACACTAA
- a CDS encoding DUF1653 domain-containing protein, translating into MIEINKTYTHYKNKQSYIPLNTCKIQENDTWVKAIIYKPIDSEELFVRSYKEFKEKFSLVK; encoded by the coding sequence ATGATAGAAATAAATAAAACTTACACTCACTATAAAAATAAACAATCTTATATCCCTTTAAATACATGTAAAATTCAAGAAAATGACACTTGGGTCAAAGCTATAATTTATAAGCCAATAGATTCAGAAGAACTATTTGTACGATCATATAAAGAGTTTAAAGAAAAGTTCTCATTAGTTAAGTAA
- the prfA gene encoding peptide chain release factor 1, whose protein sequence is MLKNRLQPFINRYEEINNLLISPDITSDIKKMTELSKEQSNIEPIVQKAKEYITLINDIDENKSMLDDPELGELAKEELKELETRKPELEEEIKVLMLPKDPNDDKNIYLELRAGTGGDEAALFVSDLFRAYLRYAENNGWKVEIMNSSESEAGGYKEMVFLVKGDHVYSKLKFEGGTHRVQRVPATESQGRVHTSAITVAVMPEVDDVDVQIDPNDLKIDVMRASGNGGQSVNTTDSAVRITHIPTGIVVTNQDQKSQHKNKDKAMKVLKARLYDIQMQEKMEAEGANRKEQVGTGDRSGRIRTYNYPQGRISDHRINLTLYRLDAIMNDGLLDEVIDPLIADNQAKLIEASGL, encoded by the coding sequence ATGTTAAAAAATAGACTACAACCTTTTATCAATAGATATGAAGAGATAAACAATTTACTTATTTCTCCAGACATAACTAGTGATATAAAAAAAATGACTGAACTTTCTAAAGAACAGTCAAATATTGAACCAATTGTTCAAAAAGCAAAAGAATATATTACTTTAATAAATGATATTGATGAAAATAAGTCTATGTTAGATGATCCAGAACTTGGAGAACTAGCAAAAGAAGAATTAAAAGAATTAGAAACTAGAAAACCTGAGCTTGAAGAAGAGATTAAAGTATTAATGCTTCCAAAAGATCCTAATGATGATAAAAATATCTATTTAGAATTAAGAGCAGGAACTGGTGGAGATGAAGCTGCATTATTTGTTAGTGACTTATTTAGAGCTTACTTAAGATATGCAGAAAACAATGGTTGGAAAGTTGAGATTATGAACTCTAGTGAAAGTGAAGCTGGAGGTTATAAAGAGATGGTATTTTTAGTAAAAGGTGACCACGTATATTCAAAGCTAAAATTTGAAGGTGGGACACATAGAGTACAAAGGGTACCAGCAACAGAATCACAAGGCCGTGTCCATACTTCAGCTATCACAGTTGCAGTAATGCCTGAAGTTGATGATGTTGATGTTCAAATTGATCCTAATGATTTAAAAATTGATGTAATGAGAGCCAGTGGGAACGGTGGTCAATCTGTAAATACTACAGACTCGGCTGTTAGAATCACTCACATTCCAACAGGTATTGTAGTTACAAATCAAGATCAAAAGTCTCAACATAAAAACAAAGATAAAGCTATGAAGGTTTTAAAAGCTAGACTTTACGACATTCAAATGCAAGAAAAAATGGAAGCTGAAGGTGCTAATAGAAAAGAGCAAGTAGGAACTGGTGATAGAAGTGGAAGAATTAGAACATATAATTATCCACAAGGTAGAATCAGTGACCATAGAATAAACTTAACTCTTTATAGACTTGATGCTATCATGAATGATGGTTTACTAGATGAAGTGATTGATCCTCTTATCGCTGATAATCAAGCTAAACTAATTGAAGCTAGTGGATTATAA
- the rpsT gene encoding 30S ribosomal protein S20, producing the protein MANHKSCEKRARQTKVRTERNRFYKTRIKNVIKDVTSAIESADKTKAVEAMKTANKYLHHCVSKGILKKGNAARKVSRLQTKVNAI; encoded by the coding sequence ATGGCAAATCACAAATCTTGCGAAAAAAGAGCTAGACAAACTAAAGTAAGAACAGAAAGAAATAGATTCTACAAAACTAGAATTAAAAACGTAATCAAAGATGTAACATCTGCAATCGAATCTGCGGATAAAACTAAAGCTGTAGAAGCAATGAAAACTGCTAATAAATACTTACACCACTGTGTTTCTAAAGGTATCTTAAAAAAAGGTAATGCAGCTAGAAAAGTTTCTAGATTACAAACAAAAGTTAACGCTATATAA
- the glmM gene encoding phosphoglucosamine mutase, with the protein MKLFGTDGVRGKAGEFLDAMTVLKLAKAAGIYFRKHSTTKKILVGKDTRRSGYMIENALVSGLTAVGYDVIQIGPMPTPAIAYLTESMRCDGGIMISASHNPFEDNGIKFFDNHGNKLSVESEKAIEDIFNDNSLMIEEQVVGKNIGSSKRIDDVIGRYIVSIKSSFPTDLTLAGMRIVLDCANGAAYKVAPTILHELGADVITINDKPDGFNINEDCGAMHPEHVGKLVRKYRADIGLALDGDADRLVVIDENGEIVDGDKLIGALCNYLHGEKLLKGNACVATVMSNKALEDYLATKGLVLHRSNVGDKYVLEVMKEKGINFGGEQSGHIIFLDAAKTGDGLASALQVLALILKTGKKASEVLNPFELYPQILHNMKVSEKKPLNEIDGLEDILEPIRKKGMRDLIRYSGTENKIRLLVEGKNRKDVEDAMETLKAFFKKAL; encoded by the coding sequence ATGAAACTATTCGGAACTGACGGTGTTAGAGGAAAAGCTGGTGAATTTTTAGATGCAATGACTGTTTTAAAACTTGCAAAGGCTGCAGGAATCTATTTTAGAAAGCATTCAACAACAAAAAAAATTCTAGTTGGAAAAGATACTAGAAGAAGTGGTTATATGATTGAAAATGCCCTTGTTAGTGGATTAACTGCAGTTGGATATGATGTTATTCAAATTGGTCCTATGCCAACTCCAGCTATTGCATATTTAACTGAATCAATGAGATGTGATGGTGGTATTATGATTAGTGCTTCTCATAATCCTTTTGAAGATAATGGAATTAAATTTTTTGATAATCATGGAAATAAATTAAGTGTTGAATCAGAAAAAGCGATAGAAGATATTTTCAATGATAATAGTTTGATGATAGAAGAACAGGTTGTTGGGAAAAATATAGGTTCATCTAAAAGAATTGATGATGTAATTGGAAGATATATTGTTTCAATTAAAAGTTCTTTCCCTACAGATTTAACACTTGCAGGAATGAGAATAGTACTAGATTGCGCAAATGGTGCAGCATATAAAGTAGCACCAACAATTTTACATGAATTAGGTGCAGATGTAATTACAATCAATGATAAGCCTGATGGATTTAATATTAATGAAGATTGTGGAGCGATGCATCCAGAACATGTTGGAAAGTTAGTTAGAAAATATAGAGCTGATATAGGTCTTGCACTTGATGGTGATGCTGATAGATTAGTTGTAATTGATGAAAATGGTGAGATTGTTGATGGTGATAAACTAATAGGTGCTTTATGTAATTATTTACATGGAGAAAAACTATTAAAAGGAAATGCTTGTGTTGCTACTGTTATGTCAAATAAAGCACTTGAAGATTATTTAGCTACAAAAGGTTTAGTTTTACATAGATCTAATGTTGGTGATAAATATGTTTTAGAAGTAATGAAAGAAAAAGGCATTAATTTTGGTGGTGAACAAAGTGGACATATAATTTTCTTAGATGCAGCAAAAACAGGTGATGGACTAGCCTCAGCTTTACAAGTATTAGCATTAATATTAAAAACAGGTAAAAAAGCAAGTGAAGTTTTAAATCCATTTGAACTTTATCCTCAAATATTACATAATATGAAAGTTAGTGAAAAAAAACCACTTAATGAAATAGATGGTTTAGAAGACATTTTAGAACCTATTAGAAAAAAAGGTATGAGAGATTTAATTAGATACTCTGGAACTGAAAATAAAATAAGACTTTTAGTAGAGGGTAAAAATAGAAAAGATGTTGAAGATGCTATGGAAACTTTAAAGGCATTTTTTAAAAAGGCATTATAA
- the lspA gene encoding signal peptidase II, which yields MSKHFKTAFIIFLSIFIIDQIVKFGFANFDWNVAGPIMSLELAYNYGVAFSMFSFLQEYLKYIQLAIVFGATMYLYKNPDVFKEYYISVALLFAGGLSNILDRFTYGAVVDYFYWHYGFEFAIFNIADVIINLGVAIILYKQFKQARKEKQKTENS from the coding sequence ATGAGTAAACATTTTAAAACAGCTTTTATAATTTTTTTATCAATATTTATTATTGATCAAATAGTTAAATTTGGATTTGCAAATTTTGATTGGAATGTTGCAGGTCCAATAATGTCTTTAGAATTAGCTTACAACTATGGTGTGGCTTTTTCTATGTTTTCTTTTTTGCAAGAGTATTTAAAATATATTCAATTAGCAATTGTTTTTGGTGCAACTATGTATTTGTATAAAAATCCTGATGTTTTCAAAGAATATTACATAAGTGTAGCTTTACTTTTTGCAGGGGGTCTATCTAACATTTTAGATAGGTTTACTTATGGCGCAGTGGTAGATTATTTTTATTGGCATTATGGATTTGAATTTGCTATTTTTAATATAGCCGATGTAATTATAAATTTAGGTGTAGCTATAATTTTGTATAAACAATTTAAGCAAGCAAGAAAAGAAAAACAAAAAACTGAAAATAGCTAA
- a CDS encoding 3-isopropylmalate dehydratase large subunit, translating to MGQTITEKIFSEHVGREVYAGEIVRSPIDMVIGNDITTPISIRAFEESGREKLANPEGFAIVLDHFIPAKDIASANQAKISRDFAMKHDLKYFFDEKDMGIEHALLPEKGLVLPGDVIIGADSHTCTHGGLGAFSTGMGSTDISFGMITGGNWFKVPESIKVVMTGKPSQYVSGKDIILEVIRQLGVDGALYQALEFTGDTVQYLSMDDRFSICNMAIEAGAKNGIFAYDETTEAFLKEVSENNGGLRAEPKIHYSDEDAKYTRIIEIDVDKLEPVIAYPFLPDNGHSVSQAVEDNIRVDQVFIGSCTNGRLSDFKVAAEILKDKKVARHVRLILTPGTQKILRDATKLGYIDTLVDAGGVVSNPTCGACLGGYMGILGDNEVCISTTNRNFVGRMGSRSSKIYLANSAVAAASAISGYITDPRSL from the coding sequence ATGGGTCAAACTATAACAGAAAAAATATTTAGTGAGCATGTAGGAAGAGAAGTATATGCTGGAGAGATTGTAAGAAGTCCAATTGACATGGTAATTGGAAATGACATTACAACTCCAATTTCTATTAGAGCTTTTGAAGAGAGTGGTAGAGAAAAATTAGCAAACCCTGAAGGTTTTGCAATTGTATTAGATCACTTCATTCCAGCTAAGGATATTGCTTCAGCAAATCAAGCAAAAATCTCTAGAGATTTTGCTATGAAACATGATTTAAAATACTTTTTTGATGAAAAAGATATGGGGATTGAGCATGCCTTATTACCAGAAAAAGGTTTAGTATTACCAGGTGATGTTATTATTGGAGCTGATTCACATACTTGTACTCACGGTGGATTAGGAGCATTTTCTACTGGTATGGGTTCAACAGATATTTCATTTGGTATGATTACAGGTGGTAACTGGTTTAAAGTTCCAGAATCAATAAAAGTAGTAATGACAGGAAAACCATCTCAATATGTTTCAGGAAAAGATATTATTCTTGAAGTAATTAGACAATTAGGTGTAGATGGTGCTTTATATCAAGCATTAGAGTTTACAGGTGATACTGTTCAATACTTATCAATGGACGATAGATTCTCTATTTGTAATATGGCTATTGAAGCTGGTGCTAAAAATGGTATCTTTGCATATGATGAAACAACTGAAGCATTCTTGAAAGAAGTATCTGAAAATAATGGTGGTTTAAGAGCAGAGCCAAAAATTCATTATTCTGATGAAGATGCAAAATATACAAGAATTATTGAAATTGATGTAGATAAATTAGAGCCAGTAATTGCATATCCATTCTTACCAGATAATGGACATTCAGTTTCTCAAGCAGTTGAAGATAATATCAGAGTTGACCAAGTATTTATAGGCTCTTGTACAAATGGTAGATTATCAGACTTTAAAGTAGCAGCTGAGATTTTAAAAGATAAAAAAGTTGCTAGACATGTTAGACTTATCTTAACTCCTGGTACTCAAAAAATTCTTAGAGATGCAACAAAATTAGGATATATTGATACTTTAGTTGATGCTGGTGGGGTTGTATCAAACCCTACATGTGGAGCTTGTCTAGGTGGATATATGGGAATTTTAGGTGATAATGAAGTATGTATCTCTACAACAAATAGAAACTTTGTAGGAAGAATGGGTTCTAGATCTTCTAAAATTTATTTAGCAAACTCTGCAGTTGCTGCAGCTTCTGCAATTTCAGGTTATATTACAGACCCAAGAAGTTTGTAA
- the mobA gene encoding molybdenum cofactor guanylyltransferase MobA, producing the protein MTIASHKIPCVILCGGKSSRMGEDKSLLPFDSKTTLTQYQYDRLKPYFKKVYISSKNNKFDFDCNLIFDDNEIYSPIVALKSIFEALQSEDKIFIITVDTPLVKIDSISKIIDKSKSWDICVAKTIKTHNLCGVFSKKTKETLDEMIDKNIHKVGYLLNNLNTQTVQFDNDDEFINLNNIQEYKKSLKIIS; encoded by the coding sequence ATGACTATTGCATCACATAAAATACCATGTGTTATTTTATGTGGTGGTAAAAGTTCTCGAATGGGAGAGGATAAATCTCTTCTTCCATTTGACTCAAAAACTACACTAACACAATATCAATATGATAGATTAAAACCTTATTTTAAAAAAGTTTATATCTCTTCAAAAAATAACAAATTTGATTTTGACTGCAATTTAATATTTGATGATAATGAAATTTATTCTCCAATTGTCGCATTAAAATCAATTTTTGAAGCATTACAATCAGAAGATAAGATTTTTATTATTACGGTTGATACACCTTTAGTTAAAATTGATTCAATCAGTAAAATTATTGATAAATCAAAATCTTGGGATATTTGTGTTGCAAAAACTATAAAAACTCATAATTTATGTGGTGTCTTTTCAAAAAAGACTAAAGAGACGCTAGATGAAATGATTGACAAAAATATCCACAAAGTTGGTTATTTACTTAATAATTTAAATACTCAAACAGTTCAATTTGACAATGATGATGAATTCATAAATTTAAATAATATACAAGAGTATAAAAAATCACTAAAAATTATAAGTTAA
- a CDS encoding NAD(P)/FAD-dependent oxidoreductase, translating to MAKNELDEVLDLIDSEIKKSGISRREAFKLAGLGAAGMLAGSTSANAATTANASEAKGKILIIGGGLAGISTAARLTSALSNPDITIVEPSEKSVSYQPGNTLIAAGIYEKSDVMYDTKDFIPSGVKMIKDKAVEFNPEQNKVVLASGEILTYDYLIVAAGLVLDFGKIKGLEEVGNAYSVGDASKILKVFGDSGATSIYNIDSAVATWEQMQKFIEKAKNGQKVEGVFSHPNTSIKCGGAPKKIMYLTNSRLEEAGAKANANLTFYPNGSTMFGVKEYHDAIVKQFEQRGFKWHYNHNLTAVDLDKKIATFNKHWKEKGEWDPDLEEYDVVTKNSAVEVPFDFLHITPPMKAPDEIGNSAIGSGKGWVPVNKETLQHVKYPNIFSIGDIAAVPMGKTGGSVRKQYKVLVENLVALMEGKEMKAKYDGYTVCPLITDIGKVMLAEFNWTKKPTPSFPLDPAQERYIWWLMKVYLLKPMTQYGMLSGKA from the coding sequence ATGGCTAAAAATGAATTAGATGAAGTTTTAGATTTAATAGATTCAGAAATTAAAAAAAGCGGGATTTCAAGAAGAGAAGCGTTTAAATTAGCAGGTCTTGGAGCAGCAGGTATGTTAGCTGGTTCTACTAGCGCAAATGCAGCAACAACTGCAAATGCTAGTGAGGCAAAAGGTAAAATTTTAATTATTGGAGGTGGTTTAGCTGGTATCTCAACAGCTGCAAGACTTACAAGTGCACTTTCAAATCCAGATATAACGATTGTAGAACCAAGTGAAAAATCAGTTTCTTATCAGCCAGGGAATACTTTAATAGCTGCTGGAATATATGAAAAATCAGATGTAATGTATGATACAAAAGATTTTATCCCAAGTGGCGTTAAAATGATAAAAGATAAAGCTGTTGAATTTAACCCAGAACAAAACAAAGTTGTTTTAGCTAGTGGAGAAATACTAACTTATGATTATTTAATTGTTGCAGCTGGTTTAGTTTTAGATTTTGGAAAAATTAAAGGTCTAGAAGAAGTTGGAAATGCTTACAGTGTTGGAGATGCTTCAAAGATTTTAAAAGTGTTTGGAGATTCTGGTGCAACGTCAATATATAATATTGATAGTGCAGTTGCAACTTGGGAGCAAATGCAAAAGTTTATTGAAAAAGCAAAAAATGGCCAAAAAGTAGAAGGAGTTTTTTCTCATCCAAATACTTCAATTAAATGTGGTGGGGCTCCAAAAAAGATTATGTATCTTACTAATTCAAGATTAGAAGAAGCAGGAGCAAAGGCAAATGCTAATTTAACTTTTTATCCAAATGGCTCTACTATGTTTGGGGTAAAAGAGTATCATGATGCAATTGTAAAGCAGTTTGAGCAAAGAGGATTTAAGTGGCATTATAATCATAATTTAACGGCAGTTGACTTAGATAAAAAAATTGCGACATTTAATAAGCATTGGAAAGAAAAAGGTGAATGGGATCCTGATTTAGAAGAGTATGATGTAGTAACTAAAAATAGTGCAGTTGAAGTACCATTTGATTTCTTACATATTACACCTCCAATGAAAGCTCCAGATGAAATTGGTAATTCTGCAATTGGTTCAGGAAAAGGATGGGTTCCTGTTAATAAAGAGACTTTACAACATGTTAAATATCCAAATATTTTCTCAATAGGTGATATTGCAGCTGTTCCAATGGGTAAAACAGGTGGAAGTGTTAGAAAACAATATAAAGTATTAGTTGAAAATCTAGTTGCATTAATGGAAGGTAAAGAGATGAAGGCTAAATATGATGGATATACAGTATGTCCTTTAATTACTGATATTGGAAAAGTTATGTTAGCTGAGTTTAATTGGACTAAAAAGCCAACTCCTTCATTCCCACTAGACCCAGCACAAGAGAGATATATTTGGTGGTTAATGAAAGTTTACTTATTAAAACCAATGACTCAATATGGTATGTTAAGCGGAAAAGCTTAA